TTAATGGCTAACATTGCCCACGCCATTACCCAGGGTAAACAGAGCTTAAGTTTCTGGTTACCTATTTTAAATGCGTTTTACGAGGTGCATGTCGAATTATCCCCTGAATTAAAAAACGCTTATTTGGCTTTAGTGGGTAGCGAAGACGATTTATCAGCTGAAGAAGAAATTGATCACTTAAATGCCATCCGGGAAATGATTGGGGAATTATCTGACTTATCCGTGTTTGATATCGCCGAAAATTTCTTTGCTCAAAGTTACGCAATGCCGCCTGATTTTTTTACTGATTTAATTCTTGATTTATATAGTATTGAAGAGGGACAAGATATTGCGCTATTGACTTTGTTACACCCTAAACAAGAAATTCGTGAAATTGTAGTTGCTACTTTTGAATATTTGATTGACAAAATTACTTTAAGTTCCATTTCCCTTTCACGGCTGCAGACCATTAAAACTTGGTATCCAGCAAGCTATCACGCCCAGTTTGATCGCTGGATCAAAATCCAGCGTAAAAAAGGCGTGGTTTTTAGTGTTGAAAGTGAAAAGCCTACCATGAGAATTAAGGCAAGCGAAGTGGATGGAAGTGGGGCGCAAGGAATCTTTATTCATATTAAAAAGGATAAAATAAATAGGCTATGCGGTTTATTATTCAAGCAAGATCTAGGAATCAAAGACGCGTGGATAACCCCTGAAATTAAAGCAAAAGATGTGGTTAAATATTATGATGAAGCGTTTGATGACAGCGTAACATTGCGCGAGGTTGATGTAACTTATTTAACCATGGCAGTTGGGCACTTTTTAAATTTAACTATCCTCCAAAACGCAATGCCCGATCTGCATTTATTGGAAATCCAAGAATTCCTTGGATTGCACTTCCAGCCTAAAGAACTGGATATCCCATATATCATGGAAGATTTAAGTGTCCAAATTGTCCCTTTTACGCCTGAGGTAATGCAATCATCGTTTAAGCGCTCCAAAACCTGGGCAAAAACTAAGCGTTTTACTGAATCGTGGTATGTAGAAAATGCGCATGTGGATAAATTGGTGAACCGCTGCTGTAGTTTTGTTAATGGCGTAAAAGTGTGTGCTTTAGAAGATGCAATGAAGGCGGTGTTCGAGCAAGAGTTTGAGGTAAGGCGTCAGAAGTGGCTTCTCCATTTTTTGTGGACAGCATTATGGGCGCGGTCTAAGGCACATAAGAATGAAAAAATTTGGCAAGATAGTTTCCTTATTGCCTATGCGATCTACACTGGTCGTCCTCTAAACACTATACCCATTATGCAGGAAATTTGCCATCAGACAGTTCTCAACAGTATCGAAACGATGCAGGAGCGCCGAACGTATCTCAATAAGGAATAGGGATTGTTGACAATTGCTTTTATAGCTGCAAATTTAACTCTAGTAGTTCGCATCCCGTCCTCATTCTTACGTTTCAGAAAAAAATCAAAACATGGCGGGAGGGTAAGGTATTATGTTTGTCTTAAATCAATTGTAAGCAAACCCTAGTGAGAGCAGCATGGTTGCTAAAGAGAATCTTGACCTTTATTATAAAAATGCACGTGATCTTCATTTACCCGCAGTCTATTCCTCTGATCTTGAGGTAGTTAGGATTTATCTAGGCAAAAGAAATTATTATTTCATGGCGACCATCACCCCTTTCAATGATGTTGGCAGCAGTTTTTTGGCAAAAAACAAATATTTACTAAATAGAACGCTTGAACAAGCCCGTTTTCCTGTACCTAAAGCGGTTGGTATTAGTAAGGAGCAATTTATTCATTGCTCGTTGGATGAGCTAATTCATGGACTTAATTTTCCGTTAGTGGTCAAACCACTTAGGGATACAGGCCGTGGAAAAGATGTTTTATGCAATATCAGGGACATAAAGACGCTGTCTGAATACCTGGCTAAATGTTTTCAATATTATGGTGCTATGCAGGTGGAAGAATTCCACACGGACCTGAAGGAATACCGTGTTTTACTATTCCGAGGGAAAGTCATTGGTGTGGTTGAACGCTTCCCAGCTAGAGTGATTGGCGATGGACAGCACACCATCGCTGAACTAATTGATTTAACTAATGAAGAAAGGGCGAAAAAAATCCAAACCCAAAGACACATAACCCATCGTCCATTAGTGATTGATGAAGAGTATGAAAGTTGCCTTAAAGAGCAACAGTTAACTGTGGATAGCATTATCCCCAAAGGAAAAACAATCAGACTTTGTTATACAGTAAATACTGGTCGAGGTGGTGATATATTTTCCCATGGCAAGAAAATTCACCCAGAAAACGCAAAGTATCTTCGCAAGGTGGCTAATCAAACTGGATTAAACTATGTTGGGTTGGATGTCTTGTGTGAGGATATCAACCAGCCTTTTAGTAAAACCAAATGGTTAATTCTCGAGGCCAATTTTAATCCTGATATTACTCTTCATGAAGTGCCTAGCCAGGGTAAAGCGGTTAATGTTACGCGAAAGGTATTAAAACATTTAATTTATCGACATCCAGTCTCCTACCTGTATCACCTCTACACCAAAGAAAAATTTTCAATTTATGCCAAAATGATACTCGTTATTGCGGGTCTCATATTGTTAATGAAGTTAATTAAAATAGTTTGAAGCTTAAGACTTCTCTGGCAAGCTAGATTAGGGTCTGCTAAATTTGATGAAGAATTAAAGAAATTGATCCCATTATTATGCCAATAAAAAATCCCGAGCGTTTTAGCCATATCGAATTAGAAAAAAAGACAATTCCTGAAGAGCGCCTTCACCGTAAGCAAAAATTAGCGGGAGCATTTCGTATCTTTGGTAAATTAGGGTTATGCGAAGGTATAACTGGACATATTACAGCTCGGGATCCAGAGTTTACGGATTGTTTTTGGGTTAATCCTTTTGGTATTTCATTTAATCAAATTAAGGTATCTGACTTAATTTTGTGCGATAGCAAGGGTGAAATTATAGAAGGTAAGCATAGTAAGCTCAATCGTGCAGCATTTGCCATCCATTCGAGCATCCATAAGTCGAGGCCTGATGTTGTTTCTGCTGCACATGCTCATTCACTTTATGGTTCAACTTGGTCAACACTTGGACGATTGCTTGATCCCATAACTCAAACTGCCTGTGCTTTTTATGAAGATCATGCCGTTTTTGATGATTACTCTGGCGTTGTTTTTGCCCTTTCCGAAGGTGAACGTATCGCTTCTGTATTAGGTGATAAGAAAGCAGTGATTCTAAAAAATCATGGCCTACTGACCGTAGGCGAGACCGTTGAAGCGGCCGTTTGGTGGTTTATCTCAATGGAGCGCTGCTGCCAAATGCAAATTCTTGCTGAATCTACTGGGCATCCCCTTCATCTCATTCAACCTGAGGTTGCATTGCGTACACGAGATAATGCTGTAGGGTTTCCTCTTGTGGGTTGGTTTAATTTTGAGCCATTATGGCAAGATATCATTACAGAGTTTCCGGAATTAATGGAATAACGTTTTGCTTTTCCAAGAAATCCACAGGATGACAAATCGAGTTTTAGAGGGAAATAGAGTTGTAATCGAAGGGTGAATTCATAAAAATCTTAATAAAATAATAGACTTGTGGATAAGTTTGAAAATATTTGGAGTAACAGAGAAAAAAAAAAGCACAAAATAAATTAACAACTTGATTTTAAATAAATTTTTATTATATCGCCTTTAATGGTTTAATCCACAGATTCTGTGGATAATTCTGTGGGTTAGTATCTGAATTCTTGAAAAAACTTAATGCTAGCTGGATGCTCGGAATTTATACCAACACCAAAATATGGTTTAAAAATAATCAAAATAGTGGTGTTGCTTTCTCAAAACGCTTTCTATATGATTTTTGCTCGAATAACTGCATCGGTTCTGTCATTCCATAACTATGTTGGATCAAATTGCACGATTTTTTCTCCTCTTTAGTGATAATATCGTTATTATTCCTTTACTGATCATTGGATTTATCTGGCTCGACCGAGCAACCTTTTATCATGCGGTTTGTCTAATTCTTTTCTCTATTCTAGTCAATGTTGCATTAAAAGTGACTTTTCAAATTCCTCTATCGCCATCTCTGGGTAAAAAGGGATACGCATTTCCTAGCGGCCATATGCAATTAGTGACTGTTTTATACACTTGGCTAGCGTTTAAGATCAACCAACTCTGGTTGAGAGTGATAATCATCGCGTTGCTTCTTGGTATAGGATTAAGTTTGATCCATTTTGATTATCATGATTATTATGATGTGTTAGCGGGTATATTTTTTGCTGCATTGTTACTCATCAGCTATTATTTTGCCTCATTAAAGTGGCCGCAAAATCTGCCTTGGTTTATTTTAGGCATAGCAAGCTTTCTGATGATCTATATTCATTGGCGTACGGTTGAAATATTAAGTCACACCTGGATGGCTTATTATGCGCTTTGGGGCCTAATCATTGCAGAACAAATTGCCAACAAAAAAGCTATTGCGTCAGTACGTTCTCATAAACTATTAGCCACATTGCTTTGTTTTGCGTCAATATTAGGTGTTCACACCTTTTTCCGATACGTGATCACGTTGAATCAACCGGCCCCAATCTATCAATTACAATGGCTGTTCATTGGTTTTATTATCCCGTGGACAAATTTTAGTGTGGCAGGTTCGATGAAAAGATATAAGCCTAAATCGTAGAGGGCTTTCTACACAGACAATGTCGTTTACAGACGCGCGTATGGAATCTTTGATTCGGGCGTTAATTTTTCTTTTAGATCATCAATCAATGCCTGCGTTTTTACAGACATTCGTTGTAAGAGCTCCTCTTTTTTAAAATCGACCACGGTAAGGTTTGTATTGGTGTTAAGTGTGAAGCAAACGGGAGTACCTTCTTCTTTGAAACCCACTAAATCAATTTGGTTGTATTTTTCACCGCCTTCAGGATTTGCCCCCCTTAGTTCAGCAAGGTACAAATTTTGGCTCATCATTTTTTTTAATTGCATAAAAGGTTCGTCGTTTCGATGAATGTTAGCAGTTCGATCGAGAAATGTTCGGATCGCCGCGTTTAAGAACATCACCGTTCCTTCCAGATGTGATTGGTTTTCAAGAGTCTTAATTGGCATATTAAACCCTTTTATAAAACTCGACTCTTTCTAGTATAGACAGAATTTAAAATAACAATTTTATTTGGTTAATAAGATTTAGATCCACTCAAGAACGAAGCCATAATTTGCTCAAAACCAATCTAGTTAGATCTTTTATATTACAATTTATACTATGCTTCCTATTTAAAAGGCTATTATGAATTTTCCATTTGATGCTATTTCTGATGACATTAAAAGGTATCTTTTACACAACCGGATTACCCTACACGAATTAACAGGCAGCAACTTTTCTAGGGTGGTTGAACCTTTAAAATTGCTATTTCACAGCTCGATATCAGAGGCAAGTGAGGATGATGCCTTTGTCGAAGAAATATTCGAAGAAGAAGCAATGGTAAACTATTTAACAAGTACGGATTATCATTGTCTGTTCTAAGTGAAGCATGAAACCGGTTTAATAAATAATTTGCCTGTTAATCAACAGGTGATACTGGCGGGAATGATGATTCATTGTTATAAAGATACCTTAGTATTAAGTGCATTGGGTGTTAATCCATCCCGCCAAGGCCAAGGTCTCGGTTCGTTAATGATGGCAATGCTGTACCAATACAGTAATCGGCTATACCTGCTTAATGATGTCACAAAAATAGAATGTAACCCTATAGATAATGAAAGAACGTTCAGATTTTATAGCAGAGATCTTCGATTAACCGAACTCGAGCGTTTTGAAGCGGATTTACCGATCGATCCTCAAGCCATAATGGATCGAAAAAAAACGATTTATCCTGTGACAGTGCCGCGGCATACTTTCTTTCATCACCCTGCTCCAATTGATAAACATGATGAAATGCAGGTTGAACAAGATACTCCTGAAGACGACCAGTTCAATCCCGGGTAAAGCACAATTTATTTTGTTATCTTCGCCATCCTAAAACTTTGCTACAGTTAAGAATAGATATTGGTTTTTCAAAGCTTACAACTCCAGAATAATAAGGCATTAAGAATTATGGATTTTTATTTGAATTTGTTCATTATCGTTGCCGATCAACTCATGTTGTTTATCATCAATATGATAGTGGCCCGGCACGCTGGTGAGGAGTTATTTGGCGATTTCTCAGTAGCAACGAGTGCCTTATTATTAATAGCCACAGTCATTACCTTCGGTATCGACTCAATTATTGCTTACTATGTTCCTAAGTTTTATATACGAAAAAAATATGATGAAATTGGTAACCTAACGAAGTCGGTAAAGGATTTTCTCCAACCTATCTATACTACTTTAATCACTGGAGGAGCCCTTTTAAGTCTGGCAATCATCGCGCTGAGTTATATCATTGGTGATGTTAATGTTTTCGAAATTAGTCATCCTCTTTTTTTATTTCTTTGGGGCGCTGTAGCGTTGTCTTTATATAACATATTTATTCAATTTTTCCGCGCAGTTGACTATATGCGTACCGCTATTCTTTTAAGTTTATTACAAACGATGTTCTATTTTGGCCTAAGTTTGTTTACATACTTTTATCTTTATCCGGTATTGTTTCATGAAAATAGGCATTACTTCCCTCATGTCATGCTTATTGGCTTTATTGTCAGTTATGTCCTTATCGTTATGCTATCCGTCGCCATTGAACGAAGAACGACACTACAGCGGCTTTATGGCAAATATCCAAAGACCGGTACAAGTTACATTGAATGGAAAGAAAAAATGTACGGTTACACCGTGCAAAATCTAAATAAATACATATTTGCCTCCATTCCGTTGTTGATTATTGAATTCATAGGGGCTGATGAAGAGTCTGTAGGATTGTTTTCAGCTGTTGTTTCCATCATTTCTTTAGCAGCTATTGCAATAAGCCCAATTGGCATTTTAATCGGTCCCGAAATTTCTGCCGCTTTTGCACAAAGTAGAGAATTTTTGAAAGCAACCATGATGAAATATTTATTCGTTACTTTTGGTATTTCAATTATTCTGGTGATTGCTCTCGCTGCTTGTGCTCCGCATATTCTCCTTCTTTATAAATCGAATTTTATTCGGGCACTTCCATATACTTATTTTTGTTTAATTAATATAGTCACTTATGCCATTTCTATGCCGTTATCCAAAATGATTCAGTATTCAAGCAAAGGGAATATCATCGGTGCACAATTGACTATATCGATGATGCTATTACAGATCGTTGCATGCTTTATTTTAATCCCCTGGTTAAATTTACTCGGAGCAGTTATTTGTTATATTGGAATTAATATTATTTATAATATGGCAATGATTGCGATGGCGATAAGAATTTATCATCATGATCCGTTTGGCCACGAAGCGATTTAAGAATAACTCACTTCGTACAAGGAAATGTTCTATGAAAAAGCCTTCCGAACTATTACACGATTTGGGAAGTTAGTGATGCAGAAGCCTGGGCCTAGGTGAGCCGTAACCCGGAGGATACTTTGGCAGGTGTTAACTGTTCTCTGCCAGTAATTCTTTCGCATGTGACCGTGTTTGCTCAGTAATTGTAAGTCCTCCAAGCATGCGAGCAATTTCATCAATTTTTTCGGCTTGAGTTAATTGGATAATACGGGAAAAAGTTTGCTCATTGTCAGAATATTTTTCCACAACAAAATGGTGATGGGCACAGGAAGCAACCTGGGGTTGGTGAGTGACACAAAATAGTTGTAGGCGTTCCCCTAACTTACGCAGGAGTTGGCCAACGAGAGCAGCAGTAGCTCCGCCAATACCTACATCCACTTCGTCAAAGAGTAAAGTCGGAGTAGAGCCTCGTTGTGCGGTGATCATTTGTATGGCGAGGCTAATGCGTGAAAGCTCTCCGCCAGAAGCAATTTTTGTTAATGAATCTGGCTGAATGCCTGGGTTGGTACAAACTCTATACTCTACTTTATCCAAACCATGCGGTTGCATTTTGTCTAATGGGGTAATTTCAATGCCTACAAAGCCTTTAGGCATACCTAGCTGGCGAATAATATGGGTGATTTCTTTAGCTAATTTTTCAGCATGGAGCTGCCTTGATTCCCTCAACTTTAGTGCCGCTGCTTCAAAGGTGCGAACTTGCTGGCGGTATTGTTGCAGCAACTGATCTATCCGCTTATCTTTATTCTGGATAGTTTCTAATTCATTCCTCAGGTTTTCAGCATGAATGGGTAATTGGCTGGCTTCAATATGATATTTGCGTGCAGCTTGGTGCAAAATGCTGATGCGGGTTTCAACCTCATGTAAACGCTCTGGATCCAATTGCACTTGTTCCGCGAATTTTTGTATTTCATCCAGTGACTCTTCACATTGAATCAAGGCCGAATTGATGAGTTCGCAAGCAGTCTTTATTTGAGGTTGCTCTTTTGGCAATGCTTGCAAACACGAAAGAATTTGGTTAAGCGCCTGGCAAATATTTGGGGCATCATCTGCACTTAAAAGATGGCAGATTTGTTGGGTGTGCTGTAAATAATCGCGTGCATGATGAAGTAATTGATGCTCCTCATGCAGGGCTTGCATTTCCCCTTCCTTCGGATCAAGCGCCGTTAGCTCCTCAATCTGGAAGCGTAATAAATCGAGTTTGTCGTTGTGCTTCTCTTGGCTTTGCAAGGCATCCAACTCTTGCTTGATGTTCTGACATTGCCGGTAGAGAAGGTTCACTTCATTTAATAGCCCGGAATGACCAGCATAGATGTCCAATTGCTGCCGATGGGTCGGGTGTTGCAATAATGTTTGATGTTGATGTTGTCCGTGAATGTGAACCAGCATCTCACTCAACTCTTTCACTTTTTGTAAAGGAAAAGGTTGGCCGTTAATATAAGATTTAGAGCGGCCCTCAGCATAAAGCACTCGGCGAAGTAAAATCTCACCTTCATCGCATTGGATGTCATGTTCTAATAACCATTGTGCAGGATCTGATTGTGCCTCAAATTGAAAGCTTGCACTGATATCACATTTTTCTTCGCCTGCACGAATTACTGAGGCATCGGCACGCTCACCAAGGGCAAGCATTAATGCATCAATCATGATGGATTTACCCGCTCCTGTTTCGCCAGTGAAAGCGGTCATTCCACTTTTGAAATCAAGATCGAGTTGTTTGACGATTGCGAAATTTTCAATGCGCAGGGTAGTTAACATGGTTTATCCCTGGTGTTTAGATTCCCAGCCTAGTTTAATCCGTAATGTATCATAATAATGATAATCGCAAGGATGCAATAGGCGAAGTTGCTGTGCGTTTTTTTCAATGGAAACCAATTGGCCAGGTTTAACCATACGTGACTCATGGCCATCGCAGCTGACCCGTAAATCGCTTTCATTGCGCATACTGATTTTTAAATCAATCTTTACCTGGCCATCAACAACTAACGGCCGGGAACTTAGGCTATGAGAAAACATGGGCACTAAAACAATGGCGTTCAATTGAGGGTGCATGATAGGTCCACCTGCTGACAATGCGTATGCAGTAGAGCCAGTTGGCGTTGAAAGGATTAAACCGTCAGAACGGTAGCGGCAAACGAATTGCTGGTTAATGATCACATCAAACTCAATTAAATGTGTTTCAGTTCCACGTCCTAAGACCACATCATTAAGCGCGTCACCTTGGAAATAGGTGGTTTCCCCATCATGGATTCTGGTGTAGAGCAAAAAACGTTGCTCTTCTTCGTATTCGCCTGCTAAAACTGGGGCAAGATGGCTTTCGATATTATTTGGTGAAATATCAGTTAAAAAGCCTAGTCGGCCGCGATTGATTCCAATAACTGGGACATTGACTTTAATGGCCATGCGCGCAGCAGAAAGCAGGCTGCCATCACCACCGACGACTACAATTAAATCTTGTTTTTCCCCCATTGCCTCACGGGAGAGGGTAGGAAGATCAATGTCAAAACTCGATGCGGTATCAACATCTAAGAAGGTATCAATTTTCTTGGTGTGTAAAAAATCAACCAAACGATGCAAGCTTTCAGTAACTCCTCCATTAGCACGATATTGGCGCGCATAGAGAATGACTCGTTTAAATTTTTGTTTCATGGTTGTCGTTGTCGATAGGGTAGGTGGACGCTGAAATAAAATTGGGTCTTATTCTACCTTATTATTCTTTTTTTTGCTTAATAATTCTTTTTGACAGTAAGCAACAATACTGGATAGACTTACGAAAAATTCACCAGGGGTGCTTTGGTTAACAAAGCTGAGAAAAACCCTTAGAACCTGCACTGGGTAATGCCTGCGGAGGGAGAGTGAAAGTGCCATGTTATGGTCATTTGCACCTTACCTTCCATTCTTTTAATTTTTAAGGAGGTAAGTGTGAAGACGCGATTCATCTGCTCAGCAGTTTATGCACGCGAAAGATTTCATGGACTGCGGATGATTCACAGTAGCTTGACTGTGAACAAAATAATCACCAAAAGCGCTTCAATCCTTTCACAAATTTACGACCATCCCTTTAATTATCAACTCAAAGCAGGAAGTTTGCCGATAAAATCATTTCAACATTATATCGAGCAAGACAGGCACTATTTACGGAAATTCGCCCTTGCCCTACAAATTGCCTCTGAAAGGCTGACAGTACAATCCCATAAGCACAAGTTTAAACAGTTTGCAGGAGACATGCTTGAAACCGAGCGCGAGTTGCATGAAAAATACCTTGGCAAACTGCTCCCGTATTCCCTTTTTAGCCAAAGTAAAAATTCACAACAAAAAGAAATTCCGGTAATTGCCAATTACACACGCTATCTATTGCATAAGGCGCAAAATAGTTCTGTCGAGGAGGCTGTTATTAGCCTTCTTCCCTGTTTCTATATATACATGGAACTAGGAAAACGAATGCAAGTTCATCATTGTAAGGCCAATAACCCCTACCTGGCGTGGATTGCATCTTATTCCAGCCAACAATTTAAGTCATCGACGGAAGAGATTATAAGGATCAGTGATGAACTGCTTAAAGGAGTTTTGTGTGTGGAAAAGCAGATTGCCATTTGCGCATCCTTTCGCATTTCGGCTGAATATGAGTACCAGTTTTTTGATGCCATTTACTCGAAGGCCCATTCGATGAAGTTCACGGATGAACTTTTTAAAATCCGTCCCTAGCTCGATTATTATCGAAGACAATGAGCTAAGATTTTATTGAGACCATAAGGAATACAAAAGTGAATAACGTAGAGGACAAATGGCATTCCCATTCTGCTGATGCTCTAATAAAGAAATTAGGCTCAAGCTTAGATGGTCTTTCTTTAGAGGAAGCAAAAAGGCGGTTGGGTATCTATGGTCCCAACGCGATTTCAATTCAGCCTAAAACCCCGGTTTTTCAGCGAATTCTTAATCAATTTCATAATGTGCTCATCTATACTTTATTGATCGCTGCCTTCTTTACGGCATGTTTGCAGCATTGGATAGACACTGGTGTTATCGTTGGCGTTGTCATGCTTAATGCCATGATTGGGTATATCCAAGAAGAAAAAGCCGAGAAAGCGATTGCTGCATTAAAGAATATGTTAACCCCGCAATCCCATGTGGTACGTGAGGGCAAGCATTTGCATATGGATTCAAGCAATCTGGTTCCTGGTGATATTGTTTTGCTTCATTCAGGAGACAAAGTACCTGCCGATGTGCGATTACTTGAAACAAAGAATTTACAAATTCAAGAAGCCATTCTAACAGGCGAATCGATCCCGGTTGATAAAAATTGTTGTATTGTAAGCGAAAATACACCCCTTGCTGAGCGTTTATGCATGGCTTATGCAGGGACTTTAGTGACTTATGGTTTTGCCAAAGGTATTGTGGTGTCAACTGGAAAAAGAACGGAAATTGGCCGGATATCTTCAATGCTTGAAAGCATCCCGCAATTGGCTACCCCCTTAATCCGCCAGATGGCTATTTTTTCTCGCTGGTTGGCAGTAGCCATTTTATTTTTCTCATTAGTCATTTTTTTATTTGGCATTTTTATCCGACATTATCCAATTGATGAAATGTTCATTGCCGCTGTAGCTATTGCTGTATCAGCTATTCCTGAGGGTTTGCCAGCTGTCATGACCATCGTTTTAGCTGTAGGTGTTACGCGCATGGCAACGCATCAAGCTATTGTTAGAAGACTTCCTGCGGTCGAGACATTAAGCTCAGTGACGGTCATCTGCACGGATAAAACAGGAACGCTCACTAAAAATGAGCTAACCATTCAACATGTTATAACGGCGGAGCACGACTATTTCGTCACTGGAAGTGGTTATAACGATAAGGGTAGGATTCATTTAAATCATCAAGAGGTTAATTTAAATTCGCACCCTGATTTATTGAAGCTTATCCAAGCAGGTTTACTTTGCAATGATGCTGCTCTGCATAAAGAAAATGAAAGTTGGCATTTAGTTGGTAATCAGATCGATGGCGCATTTCTAGCATTAGGATTTAAAGCAAACATTGATTATGGTAATGCGCTTAAGCAGTATAAAAAAAACGATTTCATTCCTTTTGACTCGACTCATAAGTATATGGCTAGTTTGCATCATGACCATAATGGAAACGCTTACATTTATGTCAAAGGTGCACCCGAGAGAATCCTCGATATGTGTTCATATCAACTGCAAAACCAGAAGCCCATTACAATTGATAAACCATTTTGGTATACGCAAATCACTAAACTTGCGCAAAACGGTATGCGAGTTATTGGTTTGGCTTATCGCACGACAGCGTACAGCCATGCAAATCTTCTAGTCAATGACGTTGAAAAAAATCTTATCTTTTTAGGTCTCATAGGGATCACGGACCCTCCGCGAGAAGAAGCTCTTCATGCGGTTGCGCAGTGTCAAAAAGCAGGTGTTCGTATCAAAATTGTCACAGGTGATCATAAAGAAACAGCTCGTGCAATTGGCAGGCAGCTTGGTATTGACGTTGATCAAGTTTTAACTGGCGAAGATCTGGATGAATTAGATGATGCCTTGCTCGCAAAAAAAATAGACGACATCGACATCTATGCAAGAACGACACCGGAACATAAACTGCGACTAATCAATGCACTGCGTGAGCACGACCATATCATTGCGATGACGGGTGATGGGGTAAACGATGCGCCTGCGCTAAAAAATGCTGATATCGGTATTGCAATGGGATTAAAAGGCACGGATGTTG
The genomic region above belongs to Legionella micdadei and contains:
- a CDS encoding class II aldolase/adducin family protein translates to MPIKNPERFSHIELEKKTIPEERLHRKQKLAGAFRIFGKLGLCEGITGHITARDPEFTDCFWVNPFGISFNQIKVSDLILCDSKGEIIEGKHSKLNRAAFAIHSSIHKSRPDVVSAAHAHSLYGSTWSTLGRLLDPITQTACAFYEDHAVFDDYSGVVFALSEGERIASVLGDKKAVILKNHGLLTVGETVEAAVWWFISMERCCQMQILAESTGHPLHLIQPEVALRTRDNAVGFPLVGWFNFEPLWQDIITEFPELME
- a CDS encoding phosphatase PAP2 family protein, giving the protein MLDQIARFFLLFSDNIVIIPLLIIGFIWLDRATFYHAVCLILFSILVNVALKVTFQIPLSPSLGKKGYAFPSGHMQLVTVLYTWLAFKINQLWLRVIIIALLLGIGLSLIHFDYHDYYDVLAGIFFAALLLISYYFASLKWPQNLPWFILGIASFLMIYIHWRTVEILSHTWMAYYALWGLIIAEQIANKKAIASVRSHKLLATLLCFASILGVHTFFRYVITLNQPAPIYQLQWLFIGFIIPWTNFSVAGSMKRYKPKS
- a CDS encoding GNAT family N-acetyltransferase, translating into MKHETGLINNLPVNQQVILAGMMIHCYKDTLVLSALGVNPSRQGQGLGSLMMAMLYQYSNRLYLLNDVTKIECNPIDNERTFRFYSRDLRLTELERFEADLPIDPQAIMDRKKTIYPVTVPRHTFFHHPAPIDKHDEMQVEQDTPEDDQFNPG
- a CDS encoding lipopolysaccharide biosynthesis protein, with the translated sequence MDFYLNLFIIVADQLMLFIINMIVARHAGEELFGDFSVATSALLLIATVITFGIDSIIAYYVPKFYIRKKYDEIGNLTKSVKDFLQPIYTTLITGGALLSLAIIALSYIIGDVNVFEISHPLFLFLWGAVALSLYNIFIQFFRAVDYMRTAILLSLLQTMFYFGLSLFTYFYLYPVLFHENRHYFPHVMLIGFIVSYVLIVMLSVAIERRTTLQRLYGKYPKTGTSYIEWKEKMYGYTVQNLNKYIFASIPLLIIEFIGADEESVGLFSAVVSIISLAAIAISPIGILIGPEISAAFAQSREFLKATMMKYLFVTFGISIILVIALAACAPHILLLYKSNFIRALPYTYFCLINIVTYAISMPLSKMIQYSSKGNIIGAQLTISMMLLQIVACFILIPWLNLLGAVICYIGINIIYNMAMIAMAIRIYHHDPFGHEAI
- the recN gene encoding DNA repair protein RecN, which produces MLTTLRIENFAIVKQLDLDFKSGMTAFTGETGAGKSIMIDALMLALGERADASVIRAGEEKCDISASFQFEAQSDPAQWLLEHDIQCDEGEILLRRVLYAEGRSKSYINGQPFPLQKVKELSEMLVHIHGQHQHQTLLQHPTHRQQLDIYAGHSGLLNEVNLLYRQCQNIKQELDALQSQEKHNDKLDLLRFQIEELTALDPKEGEMQALHEEHQLLHHARDYLQHTQQICHLLSADDAPNICQALNQILSCLQALPKEQPQIKTACELINSALIQCEESLDEIQKFAEQVQLDPERLHEVETRISILHQAARKYHIEASQLPIHAENLRNELETIQNKDKRIDQLLQQYRQQVRTFEAAALKLRESRQLHAEKLAKEITHIIRQLGMPKGFVGIEITPLDKMQPHGLDKVEYRVCTNPGIQPDSLTKIASGGELSRISLAIQMITAQRGSTPTLLFDEVDVGIGGATAALVGQLLRKLGERLQLFCVTHQPQVASCAHHHFVVEKYSDNEQTFSRIIQLTQAEKIDEIARMLGGLTITEQTRSHAKELLAENS
- a CDS encoding NAD(+) kinase, with the protein product MKQKFKRVILYARQYRANGGVTESLHRLVDFLHTKKIDTFLDVDTASSFDIDLPTLSREAMGEKQDLIVVVGGDGSLLSAARMAIKVNVPVIGINRGRLGFLTDISPNNIESHLAPVLAGEYEEEQRFLLYTRIHDGETTYFQGDALNDVVLGRGTETHLIEFDVIINQQFVCRYRSDGLILSTPTGSTAYALSAGGPIMHPQLNAIVLVPMFSHSLSSRPLVVDGQVKIDLKISMRNESDLRVSCDGHESRMVKPGQLVSIEKNAQQLRLLHPCDYHYYDTLRIKLGWESKHQG
- a CDS encoding TenA family protein is translated as MKTRFICSAVYARERFHGLRMIHSSLTVNKIITKSASILSQIYDHPFNYQLKAGSLPIKSFQHYIEQDRHYLRKFALALQIASERLTVQSHKHKFKQFAGDMLETERELHEKYLGKLLPYSLFSQSKNSQQKEIPVIANYTRYLLHKAQNSSVEEAVISLLPCFYIYMELGKRMQVHHCKANNPYLAWIASYSSQQFKSSTEEIIRISDELLKGVLCVEKQIAICASFRISAEYEYQFFDAIYSKAHSMKFTDELFKIRP